In a genomic window of Punica granatum isolate Tunisia-2019 chromosome 6, ASM765513v2, whole genome shotgun sequence:
- the LOC116211161 gene encoding putative GTP diphosphokinase RSH1, chloroplastic — protein sequence MASASSMSVSVECVNICKLAKGDGSGKYDCSALSCAWKAPRVLSGLLASTAHPPQCSSLLFRRAGQRNRIRYRCEAFCAGGCYFTEMPEFVAFGRLLRHCTSSVARKRWQHHCLSSGCSDSLDEISPESLWEYLKPTISYLSAKELELVHSALKLAFEAHDGQRRRSGEPFIIHPVEVAQILGELELDWECIAAGLLHDTVEDTNLVNFERIEEEFGATVRHIVEGETKVSKLGKLKCKNDANSAQDVKADDLRQMFLAMTEEVRVIIVKLADRLHNMRTLSHMPPHKQSSIARETLQVFAPLAKLLGMYQIKSELENLSFMYTSPEDYAKVKRRIADLHKEHEKELEEANKILMKKIEDDQFLDLMTVKTEVRSVCKEPYGIYKSALKSKGSINEVNQIAQIRIIIKPKPSVGVSPLCSPQQICYHVLGLVHGIWTPIPRAMKDYIATPKPNGYQSLHTTVIPFLYESTFRLEVQIRTEEMDLIAERGIAAHYSGRIFVTGLVGHAMPTGKGPRGKPVCLTNANIALRIGWLNAIREWQEEFVGNMSSREFVDTITRDLLGSRVFVFTPRGEIKNLPKGATVIDYAYMIHTEIGNKMVAAKVNGNLVSPTRVLTNAEVVEIITYNSLSSKSAFQRHKQWLQHAKTRSARHKIMKFLREQASLSAAEITVDSVNDFIADSEDEKGAEELSERPKVNKPIWDSILMNVVGIASAKKSSQDVLGAKNGSVRSTKVNGKHHKDVQGLSLTTTGESLSQGNGVAQMRQANIPLYKEVLPGLESWQASKIASWHNLEGHSIQWFCVVCIDRKGMMAEVTTALAAVGITICSCVAEIDKGRGMAVMLFHIEGNLDSLVNACSSIDLILGVLGWATGCSWPSFKETDRFLEC from the exons ATggcttctgcttcttcgatGTCCG TATCCGTGGAATGTGTCAATATATGTAAGCTAGCTAAAGGAGATGGGAGTGGCAAATACGATTGCAGCGCCCTTTCCTGTGCCTGGAAAGCTCCACGTGTCCTGTCTGGTTTGCTTGCAAGCACAGCACACCCCCCTCAATGTTCATCATTGTTATTCAGGAGGGCTGGGCAAAGGAACCGAATCAGATAT AGGTGCGAAGCATTCTGTGCAGGAGGTTGTTACTTCACGGAAATGCCAGAGTTTGTGGCCTTTGGACGACTTTTAAGACATTGCACATCTTCTGTGGCACGTAAAAGATGGCAGCATCATTGTTTATCATCTGGATGTTCGGATTCCTTGGATGAGATTTCTCCTGAGAGTTTGTGGGAG TATCTGAAGCCAACAATTTCATATCTTTCAGCAAAAGAGCTGGAATTGGTTCACAGTGCTCTTAAG TTGGCTTTTGAGGCTCATGATGGTCAGAGAAGACGCAGTGGAGAGCCGTTTATTATTCACCCAGTTGAAGTGGCTCAAATTTTGGGAGAACTT GAGTTGGATTGGGAATGTATTGCCGCTGGTTTACTCCATGACACTGTTGAGGATACGAATCTTGTTAATTTTGAACGGATAGAGGAGGAATTTGGTGCCACTGTTCGCCACATTGTGGAGGGAGAAACAAAG GTGTCAAAGCTGGGAAAATTGAAGTGTAAGAATGATGCCAACTCAGCTCAAGATGTCAAAGCTGATGATCTTCGGCAGATGTTCTTAGCTATGACTGAGGAG GTTCGCGTGATCATTGTCAAACTGGCTGACAGATTGCATAACATGCGTACCCTATCACACATGCCTCCACATAAGCAG TCTAGCATTGCCAGAGAGACATTGCAGGTTTTCGCTCCTTTAGCGAAACTCTTAGGAATGTATCAAATTAAG TCCGAGCTTGAAAACCTATCCTTCATGTATACAAGTCCTGAAGATTATGCTAAGGTCAAGCGAAGGATTGCTGACCTACATAAGGAACATGAAAAGGAACTTGAAGAG GCAAACAAGATACTGATGAAGAAAATAGAGGATGATCAGTTTCTGGACCTTATGACGGTGAAAACTGAAGTTCGTTCTGTGTGCAAGGAGCCCTACGG TATCTATAAATCTGCTCTCAAGTCTAAGGGTTCAATCAATGAGGTTAACCAAATAGCGCAG ATCCGTATAATCATAAAACCAAAGCCATCTGTTGGAGTTAGCCCTTTATGCAGCCCACAGCAG ATATGCTACCATGTTCTTGGGCTAGTCCATGGAATCTGGACCCCTATTCCACGAGCT ATGAAAGACTATATTGCAACTCCAAAACCCAATGGCTATCAAAGTCTCCATACAACTGTGATCCCATTTTTGTATGAGAGCACGTTTCGGTTGGAAGTTCAG ATTAGAACTGAAGAGATGGATCTCATAGCTGAAAGAGGTATTGCTGCTCATTATAGCGGAAGAATCTTTGTCACTGGCCTAGTTGGACATGCAATGCCAACTGGAAAAGGTCCAAGAGGAAAGCCTGTTTGTCTCACTAATGCAAATATTGCATTAAGG ATTGGCTGGCTCAATGCAATAAGAGAATGGCAAGAGGAGTTTGTTGGGAACATGAGCTCAAGAGAGTTTGTGGATACTATCACGAGAGATTTATTAGGCAGTCGTGTGTTTGTTTTTACGCCTAGAGGAGAG ATAAAGAACCTGCCTAAAGGTGCAACAGTCATTGACTACGCGTATATGATTCATACTGAAATTGGCAACAAGATGGTGGCTGCTAAG GTCAATGGTAATCTTGTTTCTCCAACACGTGTGCTTACCAATGCAGAAGTCGTGGAAATTATTACGTATAAT TCACTATCAAGCAAATCTGCTTTTCAAAGGCATAAGCAGTGGTTGCAGCATGCAAAAACGCGCAGTGCCAGACACAAAATTATGAAG TTCTTGAGAGAGCAAGCATCGTTATCTGCTGCTGAAATAACAGTTGACAGCGTGAATGACTTTATTGCTGACTCTGAAGACGAGAAAGGAGCAGAAGAGCTCTCTGAACGTCCCAAAGTCAATAAGCCCATTTGGGACAGCATTCTAATGAATGTCGTAGGAATAGCTTCAGCAAAAAAGAGCAGTCAAGATGTCTTAGGTGCTAAAAATGGCAGTGTCAGGTCAACAAAGGTCAATGGGAAGCATCACAAGGATGTGCAGGGCCTGAGTTTGACCACCACCGGCGAGTCATTATCTCAGGGAAATGGTGTTGCACAAATGAGACAAGCTAATATTCCTTTATACAAGGAAGTCTTGCCTGGTCTTGAAAGTTGGCAAGCTAGCAAGATTGCCTCTTGGCACAATCTCGAAGGGCACTCCATTCAATGGTTTTGTGTGGTTTGCATTGATAGGAAAG GTATGATGGCTGAGGTTACTACAGCTTTGGCAGCTGTTGGCATCACTATATGCTCTTGCGTG GCCGAGATCGACAAAGGGAGAGGAATGGCGGTAATGCTGTTTCATATTGAAGGGAACTTGGATAGCCTG GTCAATGCATGTTCTAGCATAGATCTAATTCTCGGGGTGCTAGGATGGGCTACGGGCTGCAGCTGGCCGAGCTTCAAAGAAACAGACCGGTTTCTCGAATGTTGA
- the LOC116211163 gene encoding uncharacterized protein LOC116211163, giving the protein MEIVAQKTQRTCQDRKGTRIGQQCGRSRLLGIEGLVVWGGTLAIAGLMAVFTIGTAATRRKRGSGSTIRDESASIASNEAEENNDEMKKGLGVVLVCDGKCWSLPADARRDQCCCIHRGGSKTGAAYVDSCESISSQTLSLVNKEEKPAPIWHGEEESQIQQQEMILLSDDSQPESIASCNEFCFAEEFHLLGGGKRGTESSPVNSDDEEDSEEEEEEEEDGTMEEYVTEEGEESSDEDRDSSSESNFETVWPVGSIDKASPRFGSLSNTDNRNANMIGECYSTGGDRKILGKGVLLEEAIWQRHQMAHLPKSGTWVLFVGIALLLLLPLLLSILPDSTMNTFNATCTDAFTVP; this is encoded by the exons ATGGAGATCGTAGCACAGAAGACCCAGAGAACCTGCCAGGACAGGAAGGGGACAAGGATAGGCCAGCAATGTGGCCGCAGCAGGCTACTCGGGATCGAAGGCCTGGTTGTGTGGGGTGGGACATTGGCCATTGCAGGTCTCATGGCCGTTTTTACAATCGGAACAGCAGCGACaagaaggaaaagaggaaGTGGAAGTACTATTCGTGATGAGTCTGCAAGCATCGCTTCTAATGAAGCAGAGGAGAATAACGACGAGATGAAGAAGGGGCTGGGCGTGGTGCTAGTTTGTGATGGCAAGTGTTGGTCGTTGCCGGCCGATGCACGTCGCGATCAATG TTGCTGTATCCACAGAGGAGGGTCGAAGACGGGAGCAGCCTATGTAGATTCTTGTGAGTCGATCTCGAGCCAAACTTTGAGCCTG GTTAACAAGGAAGAAAAGCCTGCTCCAATATGGCATGGAGAAGAAGAGTCTCAAATACAACAGCAAGAGATGATTCTCCTCTCAGATGATTCACAACCAGAGAGCATTGCATCGTGCAATGAATTCTGCTTTGCCGAAGAATTCCATTTGCTGGGGGGAGGAAAAAGAGGCACGGAGAGCTCACCAGTAAACTCCGATGATGAGGAAGAtagcgaagaagaagaagaagaagaagaagacggcACTATGGAGGAATATGTTACAGAGGAAGGCGAGGAAAGCTCAGATGAGGACAGGGACTCTTCCTCAGAGTCCAACTTTGAGACAGTTTGGCCAGTGGGATCCATCGACAAAGCATCGCCAAGATTCGGATCACTGAGCAACACAGATAACAGAAATGCGAACATGATTGGAGAATGTTACAGCACTGGTGGCGACAGGAAGATACTTGGTAAGGGAGTGCTCTTGGAGGAGGCTATATGGCAGCGTCATCAGATGGCCCATCTCCCTAAATCGGGGACCTGGGTTTTATTCGTCGGGATCGCCctcctgctgctgctgcccCTGCTTCTTTCTATTCTTCCAGACAGCACTATGAACACTTTCAATGCAACATGCACCGATGCTTTTACTGTTCCATGA